A genomic stretch from Aedes albopictus strain Foshan chromosome 2, AalbF5, whole genome shotgun sequence includes:
- the LOC115258581 gene encoding protein transport protein Sec61 subunit alpha codes for MGIKFLEVIKPFCSILPEIAKPERKIQFREKVLWTAITLFIFLVCCQIPLFGIMSSDSADPFYWIRVILASNRGTLMELGISPIVTSGLIMQLLAGAKIIEVGDTPKDRALFNGAQKLFGMVITIGQAIVYVMTGMYGDPSEIGAGVCLLIIIQLFVAGLIVLLLDELLQKGYGLGSGISLFIATNICETIVWKAFSPATVNTGRGTEFEGAVIALFHLLATRQDKVRGLREAFYRQNLPNLMNLLATVLVFAVVIYFQGFRVDLPIKSARYRGQYSSYPIKLFYTSNIPIILQSALVSNLYVISQMLAVKFHGNFLINLLGVWADVGGGGPARSYPIGGLCYYLSPPESLGHIVADPIHAVLYIVFMLGSCAFFSKTWIDVSGSSAKDVAKQLREQQMIMRGHRENSMIHELNRYIPTAAAFGGLCIGALSVIADFMGAIGSGTGILLAVTIIYQYFEIFVKEQSEMGGMGTLLF; via the exons ATGGGAA TTAAATTTCTAGAGGTTATCAAACCTTTCTGCAGTATTCTGCCGGAGATTGCGAAACCCGAACGGAAGATCCAGTTCCGCGAGAAGGTACTATGGACGGCCATCACACTGTTTATTTTCCTGGTGTGCTGCCAGATCCCGCTGTTCGGTATTATGAGTTCCGACTCGGCCGATCCCTTCTACTGGATCCGTGTCATTCTGGCTTCGAATCGAGGAACGCTGATGGAACTGGGTATCTCGCCGATCGTCACGTCCGGATTGATCATGCAACTGCTGGCCGGTGCAAAGATTATCGAAGTCGGTGACACTCCGAAGGACCGAGCCCTGTTCAACGGAGCGCAGAAACTGTTCGGTATGGTCATCACAATCGGACAGGCCATCGTCTACGTAATGACCGGAATGTACGGTGACCCATCGGAGATCGGAGCCGGTGTTTGCCTGTTGATCATCATCCAACTATTCGTGGCTGGTTTGATTGTGCTGCTTTTGGATGAACTGCTGCAGAAAGGATACGGTCTGGGATCTGGAATTTCGCTTTTCATTGCCACCAACATCTGCGAAACTATTGTGTGGAAGGCATTCTCTCCAGCTACCGTGAATACCGGCCGAGGAACTGAATTCGAGGGAGCCGTCATTGCCCTTTTCCATCTGCTGGCCACTCGTCAGGATAAGGTCCGTGGTCTCCGTGAAGCATTCTATCGCCAAAACCTGCCCAACCTGATGAACCTCCTGGCTACGGTTCTCGTTTTTGCAGTGGTAATATACTTCCAAGGATTCCGCGTCGATCTTCCGATCAAATCTGCCCGCTACCGCGGCCAGTACAGCAGCTACCCAATCAAGCTCTTCTATACCTCAAACATCCCGATCATTCTGCAATCCGCTCTCGTTTCTAACCTGTACGTCATCTCGCAAATGTTGGCCGTTAAGTTCCACGGAAACTTCCTGATCAACCTTCTAGGAGTGTGGGCCGATGTTGGCGGTGGTGGCCCAGCTCGCTCGTACCCAATTGGCGGTCTATGCTATTACCTGTCTCCACCGGAATCGCTGGGACACATCGTTGCTGATCCCATCCACGCCGTCCTGTACATCGTCTTCATGTTGGGCTCCTGCGCCTTCTTCTCCAAGACCTGGATCGACGTGTCTGGCAGCTCGGCCAAGGATGTCGCCAAGCAGCTGCGTGAACAGCAGATGATTATGCGTGGACATCGAGAAAACTCCATGATCCACGAGCTGAACCGATACATCCCAACGGCGGCTGCCTTCGGTGGTCTCTGCATTGGCGCCCTATCGGTGATAGCCGACTTCATGGGAGCGATCGGTTCCGGAACCGGTATCCTGCTGGCAGTCACCATCATCTACCAGTACTTCGAGATCTTTGTCAAAGAGCAGAGCGAAATGGGAGGAATGGGTACTTTGCTGTTCTAA